Proteins encoded within one genomic window of Couchioplanes caeruleus:
- a CDS encoding alkaline phosphatase D family protein, which translates to MTASLLIGPVLRRVVGDKATIWVETSGPARVRVEATGGGAGSAPTFSVYGHHYAIVVVEGLRRGVASEYRVWLDEREVWPQPDSPYPPTVIVTRPAEDADHPVSMIFGSCREATPHATARKLPPDALDAYARRLMTDPGDPDLRPDLVVLLGDQVYADKTSAKVRRFLRRHRPSGHKGPADEVVSFDEYTKLYLESWRDPEVRWLLATVPSVMIFDDHEIIDDWNTSASWRSDMSAQPWWAERIASGLASYWVYQHLGNMSPDELAADPLLAKILAVPDATELLHDFGLSVDSPTSAENIDRPYQWSFALDVGRTRLVMLDNRCNRVLIPARREMLPAAEWAWFVDQAHGDYDHLVIGSSLPWLMPPAIHHVEAWNEKLTARPGTRRAAFAEVIRRAIDLEHWAAFGRSFHALTELCRRLGEGGEGAPPQRVGAGGAYAPPATISVLSGDVHHSYVARALLGPAVRTPVHQLTCSPIHNQVPAPMRPLMRLSWSRLAATGMRALARSAGVKRPPLTWKRLAGPYFGNAVSTLRHTGARAEVEVEGTTKDGTLFTVAAVRLTD; encoded by the coding sequence GTGACCGCGTCGCTGCTCATCGGGCCGGTCCTCCGCCGAGTCGTCGGCGACAAGGCGACGATCTGGGTGGAGACAAGCGGCCCGGCCCGGGTGCGGGTCGAGGCGACCGGCGGCGGCGCCGGCTCCGCTCCCACCTTCTCCGTGTACGGGCACCACTACGCGATCGTGGTGGTGGAGGGCCTGCGTCGCGGCGTGGCGAGCGAATACCGGGTGTGGCTCGACGAGCGCGAGGTGTGGCCGCAGCCGGACTCGCCGTACCCGCCGACCGTGATCGTGACCCGCCCGGCCGAGGACGCCGACCATCCGGTCAGCATGATCTTCGGTTCCTGCCGCGAGGCCACCCCGCACGCGACCGCGCGCAAGCTGCCCCCCGACGCGCTGGACGCGTACGCCCGGCGGCTGATGACCGACCCCGGCGACCCGGACCTGCGCCCCGACCTCGTGGTGCTCCTCGGCGACCAGGTCTACGCGGACAAGACCTCGGCGAAGGTACGGCGCTTCCTGCGCCGCCACCGGCCGTCGGGTCACAAGGGCCCGGCGGACGAGGTGGTCTCGTTCGACGAGTACACCAAGCTGTATCTGGAATCGTGGCGCGACCCGGAGGTCCGCTGGCTGCTGGCCACCGTGCCGAGCGTGATGATCTTCGACGACCACGAGATCATCGACGACTGGAACACGTCCGCGTCCTGGCGCTCGGACATGTCGGCGCAGCCCTGGTGGGCCGAGCGCATCGCGAGCGGCCTGGCCTCGTACTGGGTGTATCAGCATCTCGGCAACATGAGCCCGGACGAGCTCGCCGCCGATCCGCTGCTGGCGAAGATCCTCGCGGTCCCGGACGCGACCGAGCTGCTGCACGACTTCGGCCTCTCGGTCGACTCACCGACGTCGGCGGAGAACATCGACCGGCCGTACCAGTGGAGTTTCGCCCTCGACGTGGGCCGCACCCGCCTGGTGATGCTCGACAACCGCTGCAACCGGGTCCTGATCCCCGCACGCCGGGAGATGCTGCCGGCCGCGGAATGGGCCTGGTTCGTCGACCAGGCCCACGGCGACTACGACCACCTGGTGATCGGCTCGTCCCTGCCGTGGCTCATGCCGCCCGCGATCCACCACGTCGAGGCCTGGAACGAGAAGCTGACGGCCAGACCCGGCACCCGCCGGGCGGCCTTCGCCGAAGTGATCCGCCGGGCCATCGACCTCGAACACTGGGCGGCCTTCGGGCGCTCGTTCCACGCCCTGACGGAGCTCTGCCGCCGCCTGGGTGAGGGCGGCGAGGGAGCGCCCCCGCAGCGCGTCGGCGCGGGCGGGGCCTACGCACCCCCGGCCACCATCAGCGTCCTCTCGGGCGACGTCCACCACTCGTACGTGGCCCGCGCCCTGCTGGGACCGGCCGTACGAACGCCGGTGCACCAGTTGACCTGCTCGCCCATCCACAACCAGGTGCCGGCCCCGATGCGGCCCCTGATGCGGCTGAGCTGGTCCCGCCTGGCGGCAACCGGCATGCGCGCCCTGGCCAGGTCGGCCGGCGTGAAGCGTCCGCCACTGACCTGGAAACGGCTGGCCGGCCCCTACTTCGGCAACGCGGTCAGCACCCTGCGCCACACCGGAGCCCGCGCCGAGGTCGAGGTCGAGGGCACCACCAAGGACGGCACCCTGTTCACGGTCGCCGCGGTCCGCCTGACCGACTAG
- the smc gene encoding chromosome segregation protein SMC has protein sequence MHLKSLTVKGFKSFASATTLRLEPGITCVVGPNGSGKSNVVDAIAWVLGEQGAKALRGGKMEDVIFAGTAGRAPLGRAEVTLTIDNGDGALPIDYTEVSITRRMFRSGESEYEINGSSCRLLDIQELLSDSGIGREMHIIVGQGRLDAMLHAKPEDRRAFIEEAAGVLKHRKRKEKAIRKLDAMQTNLNRLNDLTAELRRQLKPLGKQAEVARRAAGIQADLRDARLRLLADDLYTLRTTLDKEIADESAMRERRQQVEDENREVQRWLADLEAQHAEDAPLLQAAQDTWYKLSALQERFRSTEQLASERLRHLAATPDDERTGRDPDQLVAEAERVREQEEELREALTEDQMRLAEAVEHRQELERQLAAAEGALRTAAKAIADRREGLAKLTGQVHAAQARTSSAAEEIERLAVAHDDALMRAEAAQAEVDAVSAESTEADRDNAELDARHAEAVAAHDRSAAVVKELSDAERTAEKDAASWKAREEALALGLKRKDGAGALLGKADQVPGLLGSLASMLTVRPGHEAALAAALGALADAVALNGIDEAVEAMRTLKISDAGRAALVVASPAAPGMQGSLDSLRPSLPEGAVWAPDVIDCPDTIRPALHRALRDVVLVPDLAAASRLVTRNAELRAVTPDGDVLGAHAAAGGSGKATSYIEVQAAVDEARANREAAEQSIGELKDRLAEARAEVAEHKEAVNVAAAAKRAAEGERNAAARRLAELGAAARSAKAESERLGASRQKAEANRDRDLAGLTELEERLRLAEATPIDEEPSTEERDRLAALVPQARQNEMEVRLAVRTAEERVSSIAGRADSLLRQANAERQARERAAARRAARARGAEVAKAVALGAASALARVAVSLAAAVEVRDELARARTAREAELSEVRASAKRLVAELDRLTSEVHRDEVARAEQRMRIEQLEAKAAEDFSLDVDTLVAEYGPDQLVPPTQAEVAQAEKDGKDVPEPVPFHRPTQEKRANKAERDLALLGKVNPLALEEFAALEERFKFLSDQLEDLKATRKDLLTVVKDVDDRILEVFTSAFEDTAREFQTVFQVLFPGGEGRLVLTDPEDMLTTGVEVEARPPGKKIKRLSLLSGGERSLTAVAMLCAIFRARPSPFYIMDEVEAALDDVNLGRLITLFQQLREKSQLLIITHQKRTMEVADALYGVTMRSGVTQVISQRLNREPED, from the coding sequence GTGCACCTCAAGAGCCTGACGGTCAAGGGCTTCAAGTCCTTCGCCTCCGCAACGACGCTGCGGCTGGAGCCGGGCATCACCTGTGTGGTGGGCCCCAACGGTTCCGGCAAGTCCAACGTCGTCGACGCCATCGCCTGGGTCCTCGGCGAGCAGGGCGCCAAGGCGCTGCGCGGCGGCAAGATGGAGGACGTCATCTTCGCCGGCACCGCCGGGCGGGCGCCGCTCGGCCGCGCCGAGGTGACCCTCACGATCGACAACGGCGACGGGGCGCTGCCCATCGACTACACCGAGGTGTCGATCACCCGCCGGATGTTCCGCTCCGGCGAGAGCGAGTACGAGATCAACGGCAGCTCCTGCCGCCTGCTCGACATTCAGGAACTGCTGAGCGACTCCGGCATCGGCCGGGAGATGCACATCATCGTCGGCCAGGGCCGGCTCGACGCCATGCTGCACGCCAAGCCCGAGGACCGCCGCGCCTTCATCGAGGAGGCCGCCGGCGTCCTCAAGCATCGCAAGCGCAAAGAGAAGGCGATCCGCAAGCTCGACGCGATGCAGACCAACCTCAACCGGCTCAACGACCTCACCGCCGAGCTGCGCCGCCAGCTCAAGCCGCTCGGCAAGCAGGCCGAGGTCGCCCGCCGCGCCGCCGGCATCCAGGCCGATCTGCGCGACGCCCGGCTGCGGCTGCTGGCCGACGACCTGTACACGCTGCGTACCACCCTGGACAAGGAGATCGCCGACGAGTCGGCGATGCGCGAGCGCCGCCAGCAGGTCGAGGACGAGAACCGCGAGGTGCAGCGCTGGCTCGCCGACCTCGAGGCCCAGCACGCCGAGGACGCCCCACTCCTCCAGGCGGCCCAGGACACCTGGTACAAGCTGTCCGCCCTGCAGGAACGCTTCCGCTCCACCGAACAGCTCGCCTCCGAGCGGCTCCGCCACCTCGCCGCGACCCCCGACGACGAGCGCACCGGCCGAGACCCCGACCAGCTCGTGGCCGAGGCCGAACGGGTCCGCGAGCAGGAGGAGGAGCTGCGCGAGGCGCTGACCGAGGACCAGATGCGGCTCGCCGAGGCGGTCGAGCACCGGCAGGAGCTGGAACGCCAGCTCGCCGCGGCCGAGGGCGCCCTGCGTACGGCGGCGAAGGCGATCGCCGACCGGCGTGAGGGCCTCGCGAAGCTGACCGGGCAGGTGCACGCGGCCCAGGCCCGGACGTCCAGCGCCGCGGAGGAGATCGAACGCCTCGCCGTCGCGCACGACGACGCGCTCATGCGCGCCGAGGCCGCGCAGGCGGAGGTCGATGCGGTCTCCGCGGAGTCGACCGAGGCCGACCGCGACAACGCCGAGCTGGACGCCCGGCACGCCGAGGCGGTCGCCGCGCACGATCGGTCCGCCGCCGTGGTCAAGGAGCTCTCCGACGCCGAGCGCACCGCCGAGAAGGACGCCGCGAGCTGGAAGGCCCGCGAGGAGGCGCTCGCCCTCGGCCTCAAGCGCAAGGACGGCGCCGGCGCGCTGCTCGGCAAGGCCGACCAGGTCCCCGGCCTGCTCGGCAGCCTCGCCTCGATGCTGACCGTCCGGCCCGGACACGAGGCCGCCCTCGCCGCGGCGCTGGGCGCGCTCGCCGACGCGGTCGCCCTCAACGGGATCGACGAGGCCGTCGAGGCCATGCGTACGCTCAAGATCTCCGACGCGGGCCGCGCCGCCCTCGTCGTCGCGAGCCCCGCCGCGCCGGGCATGCAGGGATCGCTCGACTCCCTGCGGCCGTCGCTGCCGGAGGGCGCGGTCTGGGCGCCCGACGTCATCGACTGCCCCGACACGATCCGCCCGGCCCTGCACCGCGCCCTGCGCGACGTCGTCCTCGTGCCGGACCTCGCCGCCGCCTCCCGGCTCGTGACCCGGAACGCCGAACTGCGCGCGGTCACCCCCGACGGCGACGTCCTCGGCGCCCACGCCGCGGCCGGCGGCTCCGGCAAGGCCACCAGCTACATCGAGGTGCAGGCCGCCGTCGACGAGGCCCGCGCCAACCGGGAAGCCGCCGAGCAGTCCATCGGCGAGCTGAAGGACCGGCTCGCCGAGGCCCGCGCCGAGGTCGCCGAGCACAAGGAAGCGGTCAACGTCGCCGCCGCCGCCAAGCGCGCCGCCGAGGGCGAACGCAACGCCGCGGCCCGCCGCCTCGCCGAGCTGGGCGCCGCCGCCCGCTCCGCCAAGGCCGAGTCCGAGCGGCTCGGCGCCTCCCGCCAGAAGGCCGAGGCCAACCGCGACCGCGACCTCGCCGGCCTCACCGAGCTCGAGGAGCGGCTGCGGCTCGCCGAGGCCACGCCGATCGACGAGGAGCCGTCCACCGAGGAACGCGACCGGCTCGCCGCGCTCGTGCCCCAGGCCCGCCAGAACGAGATGGAGGTGCGGCTCGCCGTGCGGACGGCGGAGGAGCGGGTCTCCTCGATCGCCGGACGAGCCGACTCGCTGCTGCGTCAGGCCAACGCCGAGCGCCAGGCCCGGGAACGGGCGGCGGCCCGCCGGGCCGCCCGCGCCCGCGGTGCCGAGGTCGCCAAGGCGGTCGCGCTGGGCGCCGCGTCGGCGCTGGCCCGGGTGGCGGTCTCCCTGGCCGCCGCGGTCGAGGTCCGCGACGAACTCGCCCGCGCGCGCACGGCCCGCGAGGCGGAGCTGTCGGAGGTACGGGCCTCCGCCAAGCGCCTCGTCGCCGAGCTCGACCGCCTCACCAGCGAGGTCCACCGCGACGAGGTGGCCCGCGCCGAGCAGCGCATGCGCATCGAACAGCTCGAGGCCAAGGCGGCCGAGGACTTCTCCCTCGACGTCGACACCCTCGTCGCCGAGTACGGGCCCGACCAGCTCGTACCCCCGACCCAGGCCGAGGTGGCGCAGGCGGAGAAGGACGGCAAGGACGTACCGGAACCGGTGCCGTTCCACCGCCCCACCCAGGAGAAGCGCGCCAACAAGGCGGAACGCGACCTGGCCCTGCTCGGCAAGGTCAACCCGCTCGCCCTGGAGGAGTTCGCGGCGCTGGAGGAGCGGTTCAAGTTCCTGTCCGACCAGCTCGAGGACCTCAAGGCCACCCGCAAGGACCTGCTCACCGTGGTCAAGGACGTAGACGACCGCATCCTCGAGGTCTTCACGTCGGCCTTCGAGGACACCGCCCGCGAGTTCCAGACGGTGTTCCAAGTGCTCTTCCCGGGCGGCGAGGGCCGCCTGGTGCTGACCGACCCGGAAGACATGCTGACGACGGGCGTCGAGGTCGAGGCCCGCCCGCCCGGCAAGAAGATCAAGCGTCTGTCGCTGCTGTCCGGTGGTGAAAGATCCCTGACGGCGGTGGCGATGCTCTGCGCCATCTTCCGTGCCCGGCCCAGCCCCTTCTACATCATGGACGAGGTCGAGGCGGCCCTCGACGACGTCAACCTGGGCCGTCTGATCACGCTCTTCCAGCAGCTCAGGGAGAAGAGCCAGCTCCTGATCATCACCCACCAGAAGCGGACGATGGAGGTCGCCGACGCCCTGTACGGCGTCACGATGCGGTCCGGCGTCACGCAGGTGATCAGCCAGCGGCTGAACCGGGAGCCGGAGGACTGA
- a CDS encoding P-II family nitrogen regulator: MKLVTAVIKPYQLDAVKEALHALGVAGLTVSEVQGYGRQKGHTEVYRGAEYTVEFLPKIKVEVVTDEIDVEKVVDAVVNSARTGKIGDGKVWVTSVDDVVRVRTGERGLDAL, encoded by the coding sequence ATGAAGCTGGTGACCGCCGTCATCAAGCCGTACCAGCTCGACGCGGTGAAGGAGGCTCTGCACGCCCTGGGCGTCGCCGGGCTCACCGTGAGCGAGGTGCAGGGATATGGACGGCAGAAGGGCCACACCGAGGTGTACCGGGGTGCCGAGTACACGGTCGAGTTCCTGCCGAAGATCAAGGTCGAGGTGGTCACCGACGAGATCGACGTCGAGAAGGTCGTGGACGCGGTGGTGAACTCCGCCCGTACCGGCAAGATCGGCGACGGCAAGGTCTGGGTCACGTCGGTGGACGACGTGGTCCGGGTCCGCACCGGTGAACGCGGCCTCGACGCGCTCTGA
- a CDS encoding ammonium transporter: MEINTGNTAWLLLSSALVLLMTPGLALFYGGLNRSKGVLNMMMMSFSCIGLVSVLWVIYGFTLAFGVNGNDGLNTVIGNFSYFGTGTSGITEEWLFFGAKTGIPTYAFMGFQMMFAIITVALISGAVSDRMKFAGWVIFALAWFTLVYVPVAHWVWGGGFVGSKIRALDFAGGTAVHINAGAAALALCLILGKRAGWPRENMRPHNVPFVALGAGLLWFGWFGFNAGSELTVDGTTVFAFLNTQVATAAALVGWVVVEWIRDGKPTLVGASSGAVAGLVAITPACGFVAPLPAVLIGLVAGAVCALAVGLKYRLGYDDSLDVVGVHFVGGWIGSLAIGFFATAQVNAGITDPAILNASEGLFYGGGVTQLGRQFLGSLVVTLYSFAIAAAIALIIRSAKGLRVSPEAEITGIDIADHGETGYDLTPSGGAGTGGGAFAMAGLTGTTPAQADTEGKAASAEKVAG, from the coding sequence GTGGAGATCAACACCGGCAACACAGCCTGGTTGCTCCTGTCGTCTGCGCTCGTTTTGCTCATGACTCCGGGTCTGGCGCTGTTCTACGGTGGCCTGAACCGGTCCAAGGGCGTACTGAACATGATGATGATGAGCTTCTCGTGCATCGGGCTCGTCTCCGTCCTCTGGGTCATCTACGGCTTCACCCTGGCCTTCGGCGTGAACGGCAACGATGGCCTGAACACCGTCATCGGCAACTTCTCGTACTTCGGTACGGGCACCAGCGGCATCACCGAGGAATGGCTCTTCTTCGGCGCGAAGACCGGCATCCCGACGTACGCCTTCATGGGCTTCCAGATGATGTTCGCCATCATCACCGTCGCCCTGATCAGCGGCGCGGTCTCGGACCGGATGAAGTTCGCCGGCTGGGTCATCTTCGCGCTGGCCTGGTTCACCCTGGTCTACGTACCGGTCGCCCACTGGGTCTGGGGCGGCGGCTTCGTCGGCTCCAAGATCCGCGCGCTGGACTTCGCCGGCGGCACGGCGGTGCACATCAACGCCGGCGCCGCCGCGCTGGCGCTCTGCCTGATCCTCGGCAAGCGTGCCGGCTGGCCGCGGGAGAACATGCGCCCGCACAACGTGCCGTTCGTCGCCCTCGGCGCCGGCCTGCTGTGGTTCGGCTGGTTCGGCTTCAACGCCGGGTCCGAGCTCACCGTCGACGGCACCACCGTCTTCGCCTTCCTCAACACCCAGGTGGCCACGGCGGCCGCCCTGGTCGGCTGGGTGGTCGTGGAGTGGATCCGCGACGGCAAGCCCACCCTGGTCGGCGCCTCCTCCGGTGCGGTCGCCGGCCTGGTCGCGATCACCCCGGCCTGCGGCTTCGTCGCCCCGCTGCCGGCCGTGCTGATCGGCCTCGTCGCCGGTGCGGTCTGCGCCCTCGCGGTCGGCCTGAAATACCGGCTCGGCTACGACGACTCGCTCGACGTGGTCGGCGTGCACTTCGTCGGCGGCTGGATCGGCTCGCTGGCGATCGGCTTCTTCGCGACCGCGCAGGTCAACGCGGGCATCACCGATCCCGCCATCCTCAACGCGAGCGAGGGTCTGTTCTACGGCGGCGGCGTGACCCAGCTCGGCCGCCAGTTCCTGGGCAGCCTCGTCGTCACGCTCTACTCCTTCGCCATCGCCGCGGCCATCGCCCTGATCATCCGGTCCGCAAAGGGCCTGCGGGTCTCGCCGGAGGCCGAGATCACGGGCATCGACATCGCCGACCACGGCGAGACCGGCTACGACCTCACCCCGAGCGGCGGTGCGGGCACCGGCGGTGGCGCCTTCGCGATGGCCGGGCTCACCGGCACCACGCCCGCACAGGCGGACACCGAGGGCAAGGCGGCCTCGGCGGAGAAGGTTGCCGGATAA
- the ftsY gene encoding signal recognition particle-docking protein FtsY — protein MEYVVASLILLAVLVVGAVGLVVPRLRRRELPPPGESRPGETRAGTTTLERPPVAPPAPEAEALPPLIERPAAPPAEPVVEAPAKPALEKPEPTAGRLVRLRARLSRSQNVFGRGLLSVLSRDHLDEDAWEEIEDSLITADVGVEATQVLVERLRERVRVLGTRTVAGVREQLAEELTAALDPQLDRGLRTAPHDGRPATVLVVGVNGAGKTTTCGKIARVLVADGRTVLLGAADTFRAAAADQLTTWGERVGAETVRGPEGGDPASVAFDAVKRGIDVGVDTVLIDTAGRLQNKVGLMDELGKVKRVVEKHGPVDETLLILDATTGQNGLEQARVFTEVVDVTGVVLTKLDGTAKGGIVIAVQRKLGIPVKLVGLGEGPDDLAPFEPAAFVEALLGADA, from the coding sequence ATGGAATACGTGGTCGCCTCCCTGATCCTGCTCGCGGTGCTCGTCGTCGGGGCCGTCGGTCTCGTCGTGCCGCGGCTGCGGCGGCGGGAGCTTCCGCCGCCCGGGGAGAGCCGGCCGGGGGAGACCCGGGCGGGCACGACCACGCTCGAACGGCCTCCGGTCGCGCCGCCGGCTCCCGAAGCCGAGGCGCTGCCGCCGCTGATCGAACGCCCGGCCGCGCCGCCCGCCGAGCCGGTGGTCGAGGCTCCGGCGAAGCCGGCCCTCGAGAAGCCCGAGCCCACCGCCGGCCGCCTGGTGCGCCTGCGGGCCCGGCTCAGCCGCTCGCAGAACGTCTTCGGTCGCGGCCTGCTCAGCGTGCTCTCCCGCGACCACCTGGACGAGGACGCGTGGGAGGAGATCGAGGACAGTCTGATCACCGCCGACGTGGGCGTCGAGGCCACCCAGGTTCTCGTGGAGCGGCTGCGCGAGCGGGTGCGCGTGCTCGGCACGCGGACGGTCGCCGGGGTGCGCGAGCAACTCGCCGAGGAGCTGACCGCCGCGCTGGATCCCCAGCTCGACCGTGGCCTGCGTACCGCACCGCACGATGGCCGTCCGGCGACCGTGCTGGTCGTCGGGGTCAACGGCGCCGGGAAGACCACCACCTGCGGCAAGATCGCGCGGGTGCTGGTCGCGGACGGGCGTACGGTGCTGCTGGGCGCCGCCGACACCTTCCGGGCCGCCGCCGCGGACCAGCTCACCACATGGGGCGAGCGGGTCGGTGCCGAGACCGTCCGGGGTCCCGAGGGCGGCGACCCGGCCAGCGTGGCGTTCGACGCCGTGAAGCGGGGCATCGACGTCGGCGTGGACACCGTGCTGATCGACACCGCCGGCCGGTTGCAGAACAAGGTCGGGCTGATGGACGAGCTCGGCAAGGTCAAGCGGGTGGTGGAGAAGCACGGCCCGGTCGACGAGACCCTGCTGATCCTGGACGCCACCACCGGTCAGAACGGCCTCGAGCAGGCCCGGGTGTTCACCGAGGTGGTGGATGTCACCGGCGTCGTGCTCACCAAGCTCGACGGCACCGCCAAGGGTGGAATCGTCATCGCCGTGCAGCGCAAGCTGGGGATTCCGGTCAAGCTGGTCGGCCTGGGCGAGGGCCCGGACGACCTCGCGCCGTTCGAGCCCGCCGCCTTCGTCGAGGCCCTGCTTGGCGCCGACGCGTAG
- a CDS encoding DinB family protein encodes MLEGWLDWHRQTLLTKCAGLSAEQLKTRAVEPSTLTLLGLLRHMTEVERGWFRIQAAGQQLSYLYCDDTNIDGDFDDVVEADAEKDHATFLAEIEAARAAVASLPLDHEFTTENRPTTSLRWVYLHMIEEYARHNGHADLLRERTDGQTGD; translated from the coding sequence ATGCTCGAAGGCTGGCTCGATTGGCATCGGCAGACCCTGCTGACGAAATGCGCGGGCCTCTCGGCAGAGCAGCTCAAGACCAGGGCGGTCGAGCCGTCCACGCTGACGCTGCTCGGGCTCCTCCGGCATATGACCGAGGTGGAACGCGGCTGGTTCCGCATCCAGGCGGCGGGCCAGCAACTCTCCTACCTCTACTGCGACGACACCAATATTGACGGCGACTTCGACGACGTGGTGGAGGCCGACGCGGAGAAGGACCACGCCACGTTCCTGGCCGAGATCGAGGCGGCCCGCGCCGCGGTGGCGAGCCTGCCTCTCGATCACGAGTTCACCACGGAGAACCGTCCGACGACGAGCCTCCGATGGGTCTACCTGCACATGATCGAGGAATACGCCCGCCACAACGGCCACGCCGACCTACTCCGCGAACGCACCGACGGCCAAACCGGCGACTGA
- a CDS encoding HAD family hydrolase, whose translation MQRQPAQAMLIDLDGVVRRWDPAVAAAAEAEHSLPDGVLMRTAFSWDLLRPAVAGEITDAEWMYLIAKRLPLPEDEAAAAVAQWQKHRGTVNPEALAFVREVRAAGRPVGLATNATDRLREDLESLGLIGEFDAILSSWELKIHKPAPEFFAQATAALGIDPPWVLFVDDDDRVIRGARAAKLLGFRWSGSQDLPYLRKALGLPA comes from the coding sequence ATGCAGCGCCAACCCGCCCAGGCCATGCTCATCGATCTGGACGGCGTCGTCCGCCGCTGGGACCCCGCCGTCGCGGCGGCGGCCGAGGCGGAGCACTCCCTGCCGGACGGCGTGCTGATGCGGACGGCGTTCTCCTGGGATCTCCTCCGTCCCGCCGTGGCCGGCGAGATCACCGACGCGGAGTGGATGTACCTCATCGCCAAGCGCCTCCCCCTGCCGGAGGACGAGGCCGCCGCCGCGGTCGCCCAATGGCAGAAGCACCGCGGCACCGTCAACCCGGAGGCCCTGGCATTCGTCCGGGAGGTCCGGGCGGCGGGTCGCCCCGTGGGACTGGCCACCAACGCGACCGACCGGCTCCGCGAGGACCTCGAATCCCTCGGCCTCATCGGCGAGTTCGACGCGATCCTCAGCTCCTGGGAGCTGAAGATCCACAAACCGGCCCCGGAGTTCTTCGCGCAGGCCACCGCCGCCCTCGGCATCGACCCGCCGTGGGTGCTCTTCGTGGACGACGACGACCGGGTGATCCGCGGGGCCCGTGCGGCCAAGCTGCTCGGTTTCCGGTGGTCGGGCTCGCAGGATCTGCCCTACCTGCGCAAGGCCCTCGGCCTCCCCGCCTGA
- a CDS encoding aminoglycoside phosphotransferase family protein — protein MTQERSAPDSSREIPLHGGNVSTVSKLGDTVRRNAGPWTPAVHSLLNHLQQVGFTGSPHALGMDEKGREVLSYLDGECGEYPLAPHWTTEEALVTVGTMLRMFHDAQYGFQPPPGAVWRSFGPPPPDTEVICHHDAAPHNVVWRPDGTLALIDFDLASPGARIYDVAYAAWTWVPLFSDRDSYTLGWKRPNRPRRLRLFADAYGLIPRDRHRLVRTIRKRIVDHVEGIRRMAAAGDPAFVRIVHKGHLRRPMRDLRLLDYERHTLEYALR, from the coding sequence GTGACCCAGGAGCGCAGCGCTCCCGACAGCAGTCGCGAGATCCCCTTGCACGGCGGCAACGTCAGCACGGTCTCCAAACTGGGCGACACGGTACGCCGTAATGCCGGGCCGTGGACGCCGGCCGTGCACTCGCTGCTGAACCACCTGCAGCAGGTGGGTTTCACAGGATCTCCGCACGCCCTCGGCATGGACGAGAAGGGCCGCGAGGTCCTGTCCTACCTCGATGGCGAGTGCGGCGAGTATCCGCTGGCCCCGCACTGGACGACCGAGGAGGCCCTGGTCACGGTCGGCACGATGCTGCGGATGTTCCACGACGCGCAGTACGGCTTCCAGCCGCCGCCGGGCGCGGTCTGGCGCAGCTTCGGCCCGCCGCCGCCGGACACCGAGGTGATCTGCCACCACGACGCCGCACCGCACAACGTGGTCTGGCGGCCGGACGGCACCCTCGCCCTGATCGACTTCGACCTGGCCTCGCCGGGCGCGCGGATCTACGACGTCGCGTACGCGGCCTGGACCTGGGTGCCGCTGTTCAGCGACCGGGACTCGTACACGCTGGGCTGGAAGCGGCCCAACCGGCCGCGGCGGCTGCGGCTCTTCGCGGACGCGTACGGACTGATCCCGCGCGACCGTCACCGCCTGGTCCGGACCATCCGCAAGCGGATCGTCGACCACGTCGAGGGCATCCGCAGGATGGCCGCGGCGGGCGACCCCGCCTTCGTCCGTATCGTGCACAAGGGACATCTGCGGCGACCGATGCGAGATCTCCGCCTGCTCGACTACGAGCGCCACACCCTGGAGTACGCCCTGCGGTGA